In Ascaphus truei isolate aAscTru1 chromosome 5, aAscTru1.hap1, whole genome shotgun sequence, one genomic interval encodes:
- the LOC142494685 gene encoding protein FAM200A-like: MAEDLNDQLIEKIKGKEFGLKLDEATDNNKDAHFICYVRFIDGNDIVEDLLFCKTITAGTKAQDLFEILTTFIVENNLEWTKCVGVCTDGGHSMSGRYGGLQALIRKKAPYSMWTHCIIHREALASKYLSPPLNMVLERVVNVVNFINIRPLKATFFKKLCEDMGAEYTYLLYYCLSRGNFLSRTFQLRQEIYIFLEEEKHEYANHFVETEFLVQLAYLCDIFDKLNALNLSLQGGNMHILTLAGKISAFRKKLLMWRRNMNEDGGKDCFPFLQQFVIANEVDFSKSVFEDHLSQVIKWFEKYFQEEDDIDKFAWIQDPFKAQPPPEFTCLEEENLIELSCDNTLKTKFGRMDITEFWLSVKDEYLLLSGKAQRIPFATSYLCEAGFSAVGMIKANTVRKSTWNRK; encoded by the coding sequence ATGGCGGAGGATCTCAATGACCAgttaattgaaaaaataaaagggaaggAATTTGGCTTGAAGCTGGATGAGGCCACGGACAATAATAAGGATGCACATTTTATTTGCTATGTAAGGTTCATAGATGGCAATGATATTGTGGAAGACCTTCTCTTTTGTAAAACTATTACTGCAGGTACAAAAGCTCAAGACTTGTTCGAGATCCTGACTACATTTATTGTTGAAAATAATTTGGAATGGACAAAGTGCGTTGGTGTCTGTACTGATGGTGGTCATTCCATGTCCGGTCGTTACGGAGGATTACAGGCGCTTATTCGAAAGAAAGCTCCGTATTCAATGTGGACCCATTGCATCATTCACAGAGAAGCACTCGCATCAAAGTATTTGAGTCCTCCGCTGAATATGGTTTTAGAACGTGTGGTGAATGTggtaaattttataaatattcggCCATTGAAAGCAACGTTTTTCAAAAAATTGTGCGAGGATATGGGAGCCGAATACACATATTTGTTGTACTACTGCCTCTCACGTGGCAATTTCTTATCCCGTACGTTTCAATTACGGCAAGAAATTTACATTTTTCTTGAAGAAGAAAAACACGAGTATGCCAATCACTTTGTGGAAACTGAGTTTTTGGTGCAACTAGCATACTTGTGTGATATCTTTGACAAGTTAAATGCGTTGAATCTCTCCCTACAGGGAGGCAACATGCACATTTTGACATTGGCTGGGAAGATTTCTGCTTTCAGAAAAAAATTACTAATGTGGAGAAGAAATATGAATGAAGACGGTGGCAAAGATTGTTTCCCTTTTTTGCAGCAGTTTGTGATCGCCAATGAAGTTGATTTCTCTAAATCTGTTTTTGAAGATCACCTATCACAGGTTATCAAGTGGTTTGAAAAATACTTTCAGGAGGAAGATGATATTGACAAATTCGCATGGATTcaagacccattcaaagcccaacCTCCACCTGAATTTACTTGTTTAGAAGAAGAAAATCTTATTGAGCTATCTTGCGACAATACACTGAAGACAAAATTTGGCAGGATGGATATTACTGAATTTTGGCTATCAGTAAAAGATGAATATCTTCTGTTAAGTGGTAAAGCTCAGCGAATACCATTTGCAACCTCATATTTGTGCGAAGCTGGGTTTTCGGCGGTCGGTATGATAAAAGCAAATACCGTGCGAAAATCAACGTGGAACAGGAAATGA